One Halovivax ruber XH-70 genomic region harbors:
- a CDS encoding ABC transporter permease codes for MISDRVKTNLRETFSNSFLPKLGLVLLVVIILLGTFAPLLATHDPTRTGYYSEEGAEYPPLFTQTSTPITEDGEFTRATVEPTSEHILGTNNVGQDVFSRFLYGARVSVLVAVFATFLALLIGVPIGLVAGYYGGKVDDTLMRLADIMLAFPALVLALALIGVFGSAPIHIPDPFVELGVVSGMPESIPIPGSVTLVAALVIWVWFARVARGEAISLRNAEYVKASKSYGMSDAKILATHILPNSLTPIIVLATIQVAAVILLEASLAYLGFSGTTLSWGYDIERGQDLLQSSWWISVVPGIGIMLAIIGVNLLGDWLRDALDPNIEGGERGV; via the coding sequence ATGATCTCTGACCGTGTTAAAACGAACCTGAGAGAGACGTTTTCGAACAGCTTTCTCCCAAAGCTCGGGCTCGTGTTGCTCGTCGTGATCATCCTGCTGGGGACGTTTGCCCCACTCTTAGCGACACACGACCCGACCCGAACCGGGTACTACAGCGAGGAAGGTGCGGAGTATCCACCGCTCTTCACCCAGACGTCGACGCCGATCACCGAAGACGGTGAATTCACCAGGGCAACCGTCGAGCCGACGAGCGAACACATCCTCGGGACGAACAACGTCGGCCAGGACGTCTTCTCGCGCTTCCTCTACGGGGCTCGCGTTTCCGTCCTGGTTGCGGTGTTCGCGACGTTCCTCGCGCTCCTCATCGGCGTCCCGATCGGACTGGTCGCCGGGTACTACGGCGGGAAGGTAGACGACACGCTCATGCGACTGGCTGACATCATGCTCGCATTCCCGGCACTGGTCCTCGCACTGGCGCTCATTGGCGTCTTCGGGTCGGCGCCAATACACATACCCGACCCATTCGTCGAACTGGGGGTCGTATCCGGGATGCCAGAGAGTATTCCGATACCGGGCTCTGTCACGCTCGTCGCGGCCCTCGTCATCTGGGTCTGGTTCGCTCGTGTCGCACGCGGTGAGGCCATCTCGTTGCGTAACGCCGAGTACGTCAAAGCGAGCAAGAGCTACGGCATGAGCGATGCGAAGATCCTCGCCACGCATATCCTCCCGAACAGTCTCACGCCGATCATCGTCCTGGCGACGATCCAGGTCGCGGCGGTTATCCTGTTAGAGGCGTCGCTCGCCTATCTCGGGTTCTCCGGGACGACGCTCTCCTGGGGGTACGATATCGAGCGCGGGCAGGACCTTCTCCAGTCGAGCTGGTGGATTTCGGTCGTGCCCGGGATCGGTATCATGCTGGCGATCATCGGCGTCAACCTACTCGGTGACTGGCTGCGTGATGCACTGGATCCGAACATCGAAGGCGGCGAACGAGGTGTGTGA
- a CDS encoding ABC transporter permease, producing MTFARFLVRRLAQGVFVLWGVVTVLFALRAVSPGDPATLMLGQGATQETIELVREQEGLDRPILVQYVDYVQGLLTGDLGYSWQSEREISAMVLERVPATLELTIAATIVAIAIAIPLGVISATRRGEASDYGATLFSLLGISTPNFWLGLMLILIFSVRFGIPYPVIRISAESGFTLPGSLGFEYFSFPTQRRAVGFGEAFSTLIFQQSPGELLTWLKYITLPAITLGTYFTALITRLTRSGMIDEFGKPYVTATEAKGLPNVLIRYKHVLRNTMIPIITVLGLQMGTLLGGSVITETVFNWPGLGLRLIRAIGIRDWPLMQGIILFVAVMFIIINIVVDVTYRYLDPQVRTE from the coding sequence ATGACATTTGCTAGATTCCTCGTTCGCCGCCTGGCCCAGGGTGTCTTCGTTCTCTGGGGTGTCGTTACCGTTCTTTTCGCCTTGCGGGCCGTGTCGCCCGGTGATCCTGCGACGTTGATGCTCGGTCAGGGGGCGACCCAGGAGACGATCGAACTCGTTCGTGAACAGGAGGGGTTAGACAGGCCGATACTCGTCCAGTACGTCGATTACGTGCAAGGGTTGCTCACCGGCGATCTGGGCTATTCGTGGCAATCCGAACGGGAGATCTCCGCGATGGTCTTAGAACGCGTTCCGGCGACACTCGAACTGACGATCGCAGCCACGATCGTCGCTATCGCCATCGCGATTCCGCTCGGCGTCATCTCCGCAACACGACGGGGCGAGGCATCCGATTACGGCGCGACGCTGTTTTCCTTGCTCGGAATCAGCACGCCGAACTTCTGGCTTGGCCTGATGCTCATCCTCATTTTCAGCGTCAGGTTCGGGATTCCATACCCTGTGATACGTATCTCTGCCGAATCGGGATTCACGCTCCCGGGGTCGCTCGGGTTCGAGTACTTCTCGTTCCCAACGCAGCGACGGGCTGTCGGATTCGGAGAGGCGTTCTCGACGCTCATCTTCCAGCAATCGCCTGGTGAGTTACTCACCTGGCTCAAGTACATCACGTTGCCAGCGATAACGCTTGGCACGTACTTCACGGCGCTCATCACGCGGTTGACGCGCAGTGGAATGATCGACGAGTTCGGCAAACCCTACGTCACGGCAACGGAAGCGAAGGGGCTCCCGAATGTTCTCATCCGATACAAGCACGTCCTTCGCAACACGATGATTCCGATCATCACCGTGCTCGGTCTCCAGATGGGGACCCTGCTCGGTGGCTCCGTGATCACGGAAACGGTGTTCAACTGGCCGGGACTCGGACTCCGGTTGATCCGGGCCATCGGCATTCGTGACTGGCCGCTCATGCAGGGAATCATCCTGTTCGTCGCAGTCATGTTCATCATCATCAACATCGTCGTCGACGTGACGTACCGATATCTCGATCCGCAGGTGAGAACCGAATGA
- a CDS encoding ABC transporter substrate-binding protein, with translation MQGADNPTIDRRSVLRYSGTLAGASGLLAMAGCIEGGDGGDDDGDIEEITITVTQFPDVIDPLDHITGDYFNIYDHIYEPLFNFEPGEGIFARVAEDWEIQGGGTTNVTLRDDVVFHNGDDLTAEDVAWTINRTVDNDMGVVSDIGAFGLGSIEGAEAVDETTVAINYGAAPGLAEFEFGNYARAINMQWAIDNHDAENGAISGSSADDFNGTGPYEVVDFTSGEEIVLERFDDYWGDEPPFERVTFNSNGEPSGRVNALEAGETDVTMNIQPTDATRVADTDGIGMRTVTSFRNIFLPMKNTVEPFDSLEFRQAMNYAVDNQAIVENVLDGFGEARGQPVAPGINGFNEDLEPYQQDIGMAESLVEESGYGGVEIELVTPQGRYLNDVAVAETAADHIDQLSNVSCSVNPVEFSVVSDANSAGVDPDSFDIPFYLIGWGTITGDTDYGVQGFFTIPDNPSRTFDDEELSDAILESQQIEDPEERTQALQDVNALAREKAPFVFLHTQESLYGANSAIEWEPREDESIYVWEMSQ, from the coding sequence ATGCAGGGTGCTGACAACCCAACTATTGATCGTCGATCGGTGCTTCGATACAGCGGTACCTTGGCCGGCGCCTCGGGCCTCCTTGCGATGGCCGGGTGTATCGAGGGAGGAGACGGTGGTGACGATGATGGTGATATCGAGGAAATCACGATCACTGTGACCCAGTTCCCCGACGTGATCGATCCGCTCGATCACATTACGGGTGATTACTTCAACATTTACGACCACATCTACGAACCACTGTTCAATTTCGAACCCGGTGAGGGGATTTTTGCCCGGGTCGCGGAAGACTGGGAGATTCAGGGTGGTGGCACGACGAACGTCACGCTCCGGGACGACGTCGTCTTCCACAACGGCGACGACCTCACGGCCGAAGACGTCGCGTGGACGATCAATCGGACAGTCGACAACGACATGGGTGTCGTAAGCGACATCGGGGCGTTCGGCCTCGGTTCGATCGAAGGCGCCGAAGCGGTCGACGAGACCACCGTCGCGATCAATTACGGTGCGGCACCTGGCCTCGCGGAGTTCGAGTTCGGGAACTACGCTCGTGCGATCAACATGCAGTGGGCAATCGACAACCACGACGCGGAGAACGGTGCGATCTCCGGTTCGAGTGCCGACGATTTCAACGGCACCGGTCCGTACGAAGTGGTCGACTTCACCTCCGGTGAAGAGATCGTTCTTGAGCGGTTCGACGACTACTGGGGTGACGAACCACCGTTCGAGCGCGTCACGTTCAATTCCAACGGCGAGCCAAGCGGCCGGGTGAACGCTCTCGAGGCCGGCGAAACCGACGTGACGATGAACATCCAGCCGACCGACGCCACTCGTGTCGCCGACACCGATGGCATCGGGATGCGGACGGTTACCAGTTTCCGCAACATCTTCCTGCCGATGAAGAACACGGTCGAACCGTTCGACAGTCTGGAGTTCCGGCAGGCGATGAACTACGCTGTGGACAATCAGGCGATCGTCGAAAACGTCCTCGACGGGTTTGGCGAGGCGCGCGGTCAGCCGGTCGCACCGGGTATCAACGGGTTCAACGAGGACCTCGAGCCGTACCAACAGGATATTGGAATGGCCGAGAGCCTGGTCGAGGAGAGCGGCTACGGTGGCGTCGAGATCGAACTGGTGACGCCACAGGGTCGTTACTTGAACGACGTCGCCGTCGCCGAGACAGCCGCAGATCACATCGACCAGCTTTCGAACGTGAGCTGCTCCGTCAATCCCGTCGAGTTCAGTGTGGTCTCCGACGCGAACTCCGCCGGCGTCGACCCCGATTCGTTCGACATCCCGTTCTACCTGATCGGCTGGGGAACGATCACCGGGGACACTGATTACGGTGTTCAGGGATTCTTCACCATCCCCGACAATCCGTCCCGAACGTTCGACGACGAGGAACTCAGCGATGCGATCCTCGAAAGTCAGCAGATCGAAGACCCCGAGGAACGAACGCAGGCCCTTCAGGACGTCAACGCGCTCGCTCGTGAGAAGGCGCCGTTCGTCTTCTTGCACACCCAAGAGAGTCTTTACGGTGCCAACTCGGCCATCGAGTGGGAGCCTCGGGAAGACGAGTCGATCTACGTCTGGGAAATGAGCCAGTAA
- a CDS encoding ribonuclease HI translates to MAAHGRPALRDLFDESPTPHIAHHPRTHHRDFYVASDGSFRSDRGGLGAVIETRDGARVARVSRPDSPPDNNVAEFRALHLGLDVLAARAPPNASVGILVDHDELASNVNSAILAGRHPDGRPPRPFSVPTASRNHWRGIRARLTGFGDVRAARIDSDDNPAHPLANAPDQYRHVNREPLRCVRPDPVESTTNGYLPPSRANRNVSQ, encoded by the coding sequence ATGGCCGCTCACGGCCGTCCCGCCCTACGGGATCTCTTCGACGAGTCGCCGACACCGCACATCGCCCACCACCCCCGGACCCACCACCGGGACTTCTACGTCGCCTCCGACGGATCGTTCCGGAGCGACCGCGGCGGGCTCGGTGCGGTGATCGAGACGCGAGATGGGGCCCGCGTCGCTCGAGTCTCGCGACCGGACTCCCCACCGGACAACAACGTCGCCGAGTTCCGGGCGCTTCACCTCGGCCTCGACGTGCTCGCCGCCAGAGCGCCGCCGAACGCCAGCGTCGGCATCCTCGTCGACCACGACGAGCTCGCGAGTAACGTCAACAGCGCCATCCTCGCCGGCCGGCACCCGGACGGACGGCCACCGCGACCGTTCTCCGTTCCAACGGCGAGCCGAAATCACTGGCGTGGCATTCGGGCCCGGCTCACCGGGTTCGGCGACGTCAGAGCCGCCCGCATCGATAGCGACGACAACCCGGCCCACCCGCTCGCCAACGCCCCCGACCAGTACCGACACGTCAACCGCGAACCGTTGCGGTGTGTGCGCCCGGATCCCGTCGAGTCGACGACGAACGGCTACCTCCCGCCATCCCGTGCGAACCGAAACGTGAGTCAATAA
- a CDS encoding phosphatase PAP2 family protein — translation MSIEPAAVTSLRDAGVTRMLRESAPEWLVPLADAVTLLGDLAVIVGGLAVAVLVDIRRGRRDSRERLVSDRTAFLVGVVLGGLAFTLILKTVVAADRPPTELQAIGRHGHGFPSGHTMAAALLWGALAIWGRTGRRGTRLLVASSIVGLVAVSRLVLGVHYLADVVVSVALAVGFLVVAGVVLDGDPRRALGAAAVFGVIALIVTGASTDGIAAFLGCVGGATGWVAAERVGPVSASRPLSAD, via the coding sequence ATGAGTATCGAGCCAGCAGCCGTGACTTCCCTCAGAGACGCTGGCGTGACGCGCATGCTCCGCGAGTCGGCCCCGGAGTGGCTCGTCCCGCTCGCCGACGCGGTGACGCTGCTCGGCGACCTTGCGGTCATCGTCGGTGGACTCGCCGTCGCGGTGCTCGTCGATATCCGGCGGGGACGACGCGATTCACGCGAGCGCCTCGTCTCCGATCGGACGGCGTTCCTCGTCGGCGTCGTTCTCGGTGGCCTCGCGTTCACCCTGATCCTGAAGACCGTCGTGGCGGCCGATCGTCCACCTACCGAGCTGCAGGCGATCGGCCGTCATGGGCACGGCTTCCCGAGTGGACACACGATGGCTGCGGCGCTTCTGTGGGGTGCGCTGGCGATCTGGGGTCGGACCGGGCGCCGAGGGACGCGACTCCTCGTCGCGTCGTCGATCGTCGGGCTGGTCGCCGTCTCCAGACTCGTCCTCGGCGTGCACTATCTGGCCGACGTAGTCGTGTCGGTCGCCCTCGCGGTCGGGTTCCTCGTCGTCGCCGGCGTCGTCCTCGACGGTGACCCGCGACGGGCGCTCGGGGCCGCAGCGGTCTTCGGCGTGATCGCACTGATCGTGACCGGCGCGAGTACGGACGGTATCGCGGCGTTTCTCGGCTGTGTCGGTGGGGCGACGGGGTGGGTGGCTGCAGAACGAGTCGGACCTGTGTCGGCGAGTCGACCACTCTCGGCCGACTGA
- a CDS encoding NCS2 family permease, with the protein MSSGSTDGQGDTGGIAEYFDFDEYGTDLRTETIAGLTTFLAMAYIIVVNPSIIAPAIMGEYPDAIEPGMTTTINGETFVYGEVVQMLTVVTILASVIAILVMALYANRPFGLAPGMGLNAFFTFTVVLLLGVPWQVALAAVFVEGIVFIVLTAVGARRYIIELFPEPVKFAVGAGIGVFLLFLGFQEIQVVTGDPETLVTLGNVLQSPVAAAGLAGLVLTLLLYARGITGSIVIGILLTAVGAWLATFAGLVERGTITPTEEEVVTSVQYDFTPLVYEFVDGLGMITEDPLVFALVVFTFFFVDFFDTAGTLIGVSQIGGFLDQEGDLPDIDKPLMADAVGTTAGAAMGTSTVTTYIESSAGVEEGGRTGFTALVVGALFALSLVLVPVVTAIPTFATYIALVVVGIIMLQGVADIDWQDPAWAISAGLTITVMPLTTSIANGLAAGIISYPLVKSAKGEARDVSIGQWILAVAVVAYYGVYFAVQAGDVTFTL; encoded by the coding sequence ATGTCATCAGGGTCGACAGATGGGCAGGGCGACACGGGTGGAATCGCCGAGTACTTCGACTTCGACGAGTACGGAACTGACTTGCGGACCGAGACCATCGCCGGGCTGACGACGTTCCTCGCGATGGCCTACATCATCGTCGTTAATCCGTCGATCATCGCGCCGGCGATAATGGGCGAGTATCCCGATGCAATCGAGCCCGGGATGACGACGACTATCAACGGAGAGACCTTCGTCTACGGCGAGGTGGTGCAGATGCTCACTGTCGTGACGATCCTCGCGTCGGTGATCGCAATCCTCGTAATGGCGTTGTACGCCAACCGGCCGTTCGGCCTTGCGCCGGGGATGGGGCTGAACGCCTTCTTTACGTTTACTGTCGTACTCTTGCTGGGCGTTCCGTGGCAAGTTGCGCTGGCTGCGGTGTTCGTCGAAGGGATCGTCTTCATCGTTCTCACTGCCGTCGGCGCCCGTCGGTACATTATCGAACTGTTCCCGGAACCAGTGAAATTCGCAGTCGGTGCGGGGATCGGGGTTTTCCTCCTCTTTCTCGGATTTCAGGAGATACAGGTCGTCACCGGTGATCCCGAGACACTCGTCACGCTCGGGAACGTGCTCCAGTCACCAGTTGCCGCGGCAGGCCTCGCTGGCCTCGTTCTGACACTATTGCTGTACGCTCGCGGGATCACCGGGTCGATCGTCATCGGCATCCTGCTAACCGCCGTGGGCGCCTGGCTCGCGACCTTCGCCGGCCTCGTCGAGCGCGGGACCATCACGCCGACCGAGGAGGAGGTCGTGACGAGCGTGCAATACGACTTCACGCCGCTCGTCTACGAGTTCGTCGACGGCCTCGGGATGATCACCGAGGATCCGCTCGTCTTCGCACTCGTCGTTTTCACCTTCTTCTTCGTCGACTTCTTTGACACCGCCGGGACGCTTATCGGTGTCTCGCAGATCGGTGGCTTCCTCGACCAAGAGGGAGATCTCCCGGACATCGACAAACCGCTGATGGCGGACGCCGTGGGAACGACTGCCGGCGCCGCTATGGGCACCTCGACCGTGACAACATACATCGAATCCTCGGCGGGAGTCGAGGAAGGCGGCCGGACCGGCTTCACCGCACTCGTTGTCGGCGCACTATTCGCACTCTCGTTGGTTCTAGTCCCAGTCGTCACGGCAATTCCGACGTTCGCCACGTACATCGCTCTCGTCGTCGTCGGGATCATCATGCTCCAGGGCGTCGCCGACATCGACTGGCAGGACCCAGCCTGGGCAATCTCCGCCGGCCTCACGATCACCGTCATGCCACTGACGACGTCGATCGCCAACGGACTCGCCGCCGGGATTATCAGCTACCCGCTCGTGAAATCTGCAAAAGGTGAGGCCCGTGATGTCTCGATCGGACAGTGGATACTCGCGGTTGCAGTCGTCGCCTACTACGGTGTCTATTTCGCGGTGCAAGCCGGCGACGTTACCTTCACGCTGTAG
- a CDS encoding glutaredoxin family protein, with protein MADITYYELPGCPFCAMVRTKLDELGLDYETIEVPAAHHERTRVQEVSGQTGVPVITDEAHDVVGMPESSDIVAYLEETYGDA; from the coding sequence ATGGCCGACATCACGTACTACGAACTCCCCGGCTGTCCGTTCTGTGCGATGGTTCGCACCAAACTCGACGAGCTCGGGCTTGACTACGAGACGATCGAAGTGCCCGCCGCCCATCACGAGCGAACGCGCGTCCAGGAGGTGAGCGGCCAGACCGGCGTGCCAGTCATCACCGACGAGGCCCACGATGTCGTCGGCATGCCCGAGAGCAGCGACATCGTCGCGTACCTGGAGGAGACCTACGGCGACGCGTGA
- a CDS encoding DUF7521 family protein: protein MLQPLLVVVKVGLLVLGSTVALLAYRAYRQTGMDGLQYFAVGLLVITVGTTLVGFLHHIVGIGLTAGLLVESLLIGAGFLVMIYALYGR from the coding sequence ATGCTCCAGCCACTCCTCGTCGTCGTGAAGGTCGGCCTGCTCGTCCTCGGCAGTACGGTCGCGCTGCTCGCCTATCGAGCGTACCGCCAGACGGGAATGGACGGCCTCCAGTACTTCGCGGTCGGCCTCCTCGTCATCACGGTGGGAACGACGCTGGTCGGCTTCTTACACCACATCGTCGGTATCGGCCTCACCGCCGGATTGCTCGTCGAGAGCCTCCTGATCGGTGCCGGGTTTCTCGTCATGATCTACGCGCTGTACGGTCGGTGA
- a CDS encoding winged helix-turn-helix domain-containing protein: protein MTGGSDETDRTPSLEAVLTTIEDADCRAMLACLHRPTSAAELCEESGLPRSTVYRKLEQLSEAALVTEYTEIRRDGPNATLYERDVTSISIEIDEDDEFDLAIERPPADPTDRMAAFWAGMKSSSDGDGVRDETSDGADDRESAADTTAGDSPGADS, encoded by the coding sequence ATGACCGGCGGATCAGACGAGACCGATCGGACGCCGTCGCTCGAGGCTGTCCTCACGACGATCGAGGACGCGGACTGTCGCGCCATGCTCGCGTGTCTCCACCGACCGACGTCTGCGGCCGAGTTGTGCGAGGAGAGCGGACTGCCCCGTTCGACGGTCTATCGAAAACTGGAGCAACTCAGTGAGGCCGCGCTGGTGACCGAGTACACCGAGATCAGACGTGACGGCCCGAACGCCACGCTGTACGAGCGCGACGTCACGTCGATCTCGATCGAGATCGACGAGGATGACGAGTTCGACCTGGCGATCGAGCGCCCGCCCGCGGATCCGACCGATCGCATGGCGGCGTTCTGGGCCGGGATGAAATCGTCGTCCGACGGCGACGGTGTACGTGACGAGACGAGTGATGGTGCCGACGACCGCGAGTCCGCTGCCGACACTACAGCCGGCGACTCCCCAGGGGCTGATTCCTAG
- a CDS encoding transcriptional regulator produces the protein MSRSALVGNVTAMLSDAGFVVSDRCAIRPKSFDVAARRGNDLILVKILGNIDAFNEATGLEMRRLGAHLGATPFVIGLRSRDEDLKPDVVYFRHGVPVFSPDTAYNLFIEGVPPLIYAAPGGLYVNIDGDLLADERKRRDWSLGRLASELGVSRRTVSKYEDGMNASVEVAMALEELFDGDLTHPVDVLDDDDDVHDSEPTPDDPEADPNDADLVATLVRTGFTVHPTTRSPFKAVSTEEDRNEEPVLTGHSTFTKAAKKRAKIMSSIGHVARTRSVYVVDDASRESVDGTALVERDELEAMDDADELRAVIRERAEPEEAL, from the coding sequence ATGTCTCGGTCTGCACTGGTCGGAAACGTCACTGCGATGCTCTCGGACGCTGGGTTCGTGGTGAGTGACCGGTGTGCGATCCGACCGAAGAGTTTCGACGTCGCAGCACGCCGTGGAAACGACCTCATCCTCGTCAAGATCCTCGGGAACATCGACGCGTTCAACGAGGCAACCGGACTCGAGATGCGGCGTCTCGGTGCCCACCTCGGCGCGACGCCGTTCGTCATCGGGCTTCGCAGCCGCGACGAGGATCTCAAACCGGACGTCGTCTACTTCCGCCACGGCGTTCCGGTCTTCAGCCCGGATACGGCCTACAACCTCTTCATCGAGGGGGTCCCGCCGCTGATCTACGCGGCGCCCGGCGGCCTGTACGTCAACATCGACGGCGACCTGCTCGCGGACGAACGTAAGCGACGCGACTGGAGTCTCGGACGGCTCGCGTCGGAACTCGGCGTCTCGCGCCGGACGGTCTCGAAGTACGAAGACGGGATGAACGCCTCGGTCGAGGTTGCGATGGCGCTCGAAGAACTCTTCGATGGCGATCTGACCCACCCGGTCGACGTCCTCGACGACGATGACGACGTCCACGACTCCGAGCCGACGCCTGACGATCCGGAAGCCGATCCGAACGATGCCGATCTGGTCGCGACGCTCGTTCGAACCGGGTTCACCGTTCACCCGACGACCCGCTCCCCGTTCAAGGCCGTCAGTACCGAGGAAGACCGGAACGAAGAACCCGTGCTGACTGGCCACTCGACCTTTACGAAGGCCGCGAAGAAGCGGGCCAAGATCATGTCCTCGATCGGCCACGTCGCCCGGACGCGCTCGGTCTACGTCGTCGACGACGCCTCCCGGGAGTCCGTCGACGGGACCGCACTCGTCGAGCGCGACGAACTCGAGGCGATGGACGACGCCGACGAGCTTCGGGCCGTGATCCGCGAACGCGCGGAACCGGAAGAAGCGCTCTAG
- a CDS encoding tRNA(Ile)(2)-agmatinylcytidine synthase — MTIVGLDDTDSRERGMCTTYVASRIASQLRQHGTVDRLLLIRLNPAVEYKTRGNAAIAIHTDVDPEAALRIAEDRLDELAITADDRTNPGLVVTESTASDTHESVNDTVATFSRRAIHEQLSIDDAKTVLDETGYRHRSWGNGRGRIGALAAVGAWRAFDEWTVEHITYREPTRWGTPREVDPESLRTAAQRAYPTVWDTIDRGTGELVCVPRTPGPVLAGIRGDQAAAVDDVVASLEGEPIASSERFLTNQGTDAHLQPGRLGTLENGHAYTVDGIVTSEPETRRGGHVFVTIAAGWGDQPPADTTDGHTTAPDGHDPPEHERTCVAFEPTKRFRDHVRALRPGDCVTVCGEVARGTLKLEKFAVRDLRREQSVTPACPSCDRTMKSAGSDQGYRCRDCGTSTSTRDRVSIDRNLEVGWYEVPPRARRHIAKPLIRGGFDAPTHPER, encoded by the coding sequence ATGACGATCGTCGGGCTGGACGACACCGACTCCCGCGAACGAGGGATGTGTACCACCTACGTCGCCAGCCGGATCGCGTCGCAATTGCGCCAGCACGGCACCGTCGACCGACTCCTGCTGATTCGGCTCAACCCCGCCGTCGAGTACAAAACGCGGGGCAACGCAGCGATCGCGATTCACACCGACGTCGATCCCGAGGCGGCGCTCCGAATCGCCGAAGACCGGCTCGACGAGTTGGCGATCACCGCCGACGACCGAACGAATCCCGGGCTCGTCGTCACCGAATCGACAGCCTCGGACACCCACGAGAGTGTGAACGACACGGTGGCGACGTTTTCACGACGGGCAATTCACGAACAGCTCTCGATCGACGACGCCAAGACGGTCCTCGACGAGACAGGCTACCGACACCGCAGCTGGGGGAACGGCCGTGGCCGCATCGGTGCACTCGCGGCCGTCGGTGCCTGGCGCGCGTTCGACGAGTGGACCGTCGAACACATCACCTACCGAGAGCCGACGCGATGGGGAACGCCACGGGAGGTGGACCCGGAATCGCTTCGTACCGCTGCACAACGGGCGTACCCGACCGTCTGGGACACGATCGACCGGGGGACCGGCGAGCTCGTCTGCGTGCCCCGGACGCCGGGGCCGGTACTGGCCGGCATTCGGGGCGACCAGGCAGCCGCCGTCGACGACGTCGTCGCGAGTCTCGAGGGCGAACCGATCGCGAGCAGCGAGCGATTCCTGACCAATCAGGGAACCGATGCCCACCTTCAGCCCGGCCGCCTCGGAACGCTAGAGAACGGGCACGCCTACACCGTCGATGGGATCGTGACGAGTGAGCCCGAAACACGACGTGGCGGACACGTCTTCGTCACCATCGCCGCCGGCTGGGGTGACCAACCGCCGGCCGACACGACCGACGGACACACCACAGCCCCGGACGGGCACGATCCTCCCGAGCACGAACGAACCTGCGTCGCGTTCGAACCGACGAAACGATTCCGCGACCACGTCCGAGCGCTCCGCCCGGGAGACTGCGTGACCGTCTGCGGCGAAGTCGCGCGCGGAACGCTCAAACTCGAGAAGTTCGCCGTCCGGGACCTCCGCAGGGAGCAATCGGTCACGCCTGCCTGCCCGTCGTGCGACCGGACCATGAAGAGCGCCGGGAGCGATCAGGGGTACCGCTGTCGGGACTGTGGAACGTCGACCTCGACCCGCGACCGGGTCTCGATCGACCGGAACCTCGAAGTGGGCTGGTACGAGGTGCCGCCACGGGCGCGCCGTCACATCGCGAAGCCGCTGATCCGTGGTGGCTTCGACGCGCCCACACATCCCGAGCGCTGA